A single genomic interval of Chitinophaga sp. 180180018-3 harbors:
- a CDS encoding glycosyltransferase family 2 protein: MHPGNNTDHPLVSIITVNYNNAIITGELMASLRKISYPNLEVIVVDNASAEDPTQVINREYPDAIVIRSQENLGFAGGNNLGIKAAKGEFLFLVNNDTEFTEGLIDGLLEVFRKYPDAGIVSPKFHYFFHKGTIEYAGYRKVDTLTGRNSMIGCREEDKGQYDAFSETNYAHGGAMMVKAATVKQVGLMPEVYFLYYEEFDWCEQFKQHGFKIYYQYKALIYHKESMTTGKNSPLKTYYITRNRLLFMRRNVGFPARLFFLLYFIFLTIPKNTAQFLLRRERNHIKAFWKGIFWNLKHPKNGNLCVA; encoded by the coding sequence ATGCATCCAGGAAATAACACCGATCACCCACTGGTATCCATTATTACTGTGAATTATAATAATGCGATCATTACCGGAGAGCTGATGGCTTCTCTGCGGAAGATCAGTTATCCCAACCTGGAGGTAATTGTAGTAGACAACGCGTCTGCAGAAGATCCTACCCAAGTTATCAACCGCGAATATCCTGATGCGATAGTGATACGCAGTCAGGAAAACCTGGGTTTTGCCGGTGGTAATAACCTGGGCATCAAAGCCGCTAAGGGAGAATTTTTGTTCCTGGTAAATAATGATACGGAGTTTACAGAAGGATTGATAGATGGGTTACTGGAAGTTTTCAGGAAATATCCGGACGCCGGCATTGTAAGCCCTAAATTTCATTATTTCTTTCATAAAGGTACTATTGAATATGCCGGGTATCGCAAGGTAGATACACTGACAGGCAGAAACAGTATGATTGGATGTCGGGAAGAAGATAAAGGACAGTACGACGCTTTCTCTGAAACCAACTACGCCCACGGAGGCGCTATGATGGTAAAAGCCGCCACTGTAAAACAGGTGGGATTAATGCCGGAAGTGTACTTCCTTTATTATGAAGAATTCGACTGGTGCGAACAGTTCAAGCAACACGGATTTAAGATCTATTATCAGTATAAGGCGCTGATTTATCACAAGGAGTCTATGACTACTGGAAAGAACAGTCCCCTGAAAACATATTACATCACCCGTAACCGTCTGCTGTTTATGAGGCGGAACGTGGGATTCCCGGCCAGGCTCTTCTTTTTATTGTATTTTATCTTTTTAACAATACCTAAGAATACGGCGCAGTTTTTATTAAGGCGTGAGCGAAATCATATCAAGGCATTCTGGAAAGGGATATTTTGGAATTTGAAACACCCTAAAAATGGTAACTTATGTGTGGCATAG
- a CDS encoding methyltransferase domain-containing protein, producing the protein MTKTEITYEYDRITDIKRLRFITDSLQQHIPAGGRILDVGCGNGVISRHLGQFGYNVLGIDISEKTIAVAQQRNKYPNVRFEAISAEELTASGERYDAVICSEVLEHLNQPQLLLQTIHSSLKDNGLLIVTVPNGNGPRELCVTRPMLKARNNPGLWKAINKFKNTLGFRGTTAQSQADNLDHVQFFTRKDLRNLASVSDFKIVRFAKTNFVEDVFPFSLLTKRIKFLQTLDCQIAEILPYSFTGGFNTLWRKGSR; encoded by the coding sequence ATGACAAAAACCGAAATAACCTACGAATACGACCGTATTACTGATATAAAGAGATTACGGTTTATTACGGACAGCTTGCAACAGCATATCCCTGCCGGTGGCCGGATATTGGATGTTGGGTGTGGTAACGGCGTTATCAGCCGCCATCTCGGACAGTTTGGCTATAACGTGCTGGGGATTGATATCAGCGAAAAAACAATTGCTGTTGCCCAACAGCGGAATAAATATCCCAATGTAAGGTTTGAAGCTATCAGCGCTGAGGAACTGACTGCCTCCGGCGAAAGATATGATGCGGTGATCTGCAGCGAAGTGTTGGAGCATCTTAACCAGCCGCAATTATTGTTGCAGACGATCCATTCCTCCCTGAAAGACAATGGGCTGCTTATCGTGACCGTGCCAAATGGCAATGGCCCCAGGGAACTCTGCGTAACCAGACCCATGTTGAAAGCAAGAAATAATCCGGGATTATGGAAAGCTATCAATAAATTCAAGAATACACTGGGATTCAGAGGTACTACAGCTCAGTCACAGGCCGACAATCTCGATCATGTACAATTCTTTACCCGTAAAGATCTCAGGAACCTCGCATCTGTCAGCGATTTCAAAATAGTTCGGTTTGCAAAAACAAACTTTGTGGAAGATGTCTTCCCGTTTTCTTTACTTACAAAAAGAATAAAATTCCTGCAGACACTGGATTGCCAGATAGCGGAGATATTGCCCTATAGCTTTACCGGCGGTTTTAATACGCTCTGGCGAAAAGGAAGCCGTTAA
- a CDS encoding glycosyltransferase family 2 protein — MIAVIEVILFVYLAGCVVYNLILSIAGAVRRKGNDDYKHTTAYKKIAILIPAYKEDNIILSTVNSYNRLSYPSDKFEVVVIADSLKDQTLSELAATGANVIRVKFDKSTKAKSLNAALEQLGDDFDIALICDADNILEEDFLQKINHTYQQGHYAIQAQRVAKNINTPFAVLDAANEIIANHLYRKGANTLGLSSSVIGSGMAFNYSLIKGILRNIQAIGGFDKVLQLMLVESGYSIKYLEDAYVFDEKITHAAVFENQRKRWISSQIVYLRKYWSKGWQQLFKGNVNYFNLAVCQNALLPRMLLLAGLTIGMLLSLLLQSFSFISPVSWILLFAGNMISLLLPIPRQFYSKYLFTTVLTLPKAIGIMILLLFRLKGADKTFIHTEHTHTDIDNPLLNASRK, encoded by the coding sequence ATGATAGCGGTAATAGAAGTAATCCTGTTTGTTTACCTGGCAGGGTGTGTGGTTTATAACTTGATATTGTCTATTGCCGGCGCTGTTCGCAGGAAAGGGAATGATGACTACAAACATACTACCGCATATAAGAAGATTGCGATACTGATACCGGCATATAAGGAAGATAATATTATTCTATCTACCGTTAATAGTTACAACAGGCTTTCTTATCCATCAGATAAATTCGAAGTGGTGGTGATTGCCGACTCCCTGAAGGACCAGACATTGTCTGAACTCGCTGCAACAGGAGCTAATGTGATCCGGGTGAAGTTTGATAAGAGTACCAAGGCCAAATCATTGAATGCCGCGTTGGAACAACTGGGGGATGATTTTGATATAGCGCTGATATGCGATGCGGATAATATACTGGAAGAGGATTTTTTACAGAAGATTAATCACACCTATCAGCAGGGGCACTACGCCATCCAGGCACAGCGGGTAGCAAAAAATATCAATACGCCATTTGCAGTGCTGGATGCTGCCAACGAAATTATTGCCAATCACTTGTACCGTAAAGGGGCTAACACGCTAGGTTTGTCGTCGTCGGTGATTGGATCCGGAATGGCATTTAACTATTCGTTGATCAAAGGCATATTGCGGAACATCCAGGCAATCGGAGGATTCGATAAGGTGCTGCAGTTAATGCTGGTTGAAAGTGGGTACTCGATTAAATATCTCGAAGATGCCTACGTTTTTGATGAGAAGATAACGCATGCAGCCGTTTTCGAAAATCAGCGTAAACGCTGGATATCCAGCCAGATTGTTTACCTTAGAAAATATTGGAGCAAAGGGTGGCAGCAACTTTTTAAAGGCAATGTCAATTATTTTAACCTGGCAGTATGCCAGAATGCATTGCTGCCAAGAATGCTGCTCCTGGCGGGATTAACAATAGGTATGTTATTGTCGCTATTGTTGCAGTCATTCTCTTTCATATCTCCGGTATCCTGGATACTGTTATTTGCAGGTAATATGATCAGCCTGCTGTTACCAATACCCAGGCAATTTTATTCAAAGTACCTGTTTACAACAGTACTTACATTACCGAAGGCAATTGGCATCATGATACTGCTTTTATTCCGTTTGAAAGGTGCAGATAAAACGTTCATTCATACCGAGCATACACACACTGATATAGATAATCCTTTATTGAATGCATCCAGGAAATAA
- the asnB gene encoding asparagine synthase (glutamine-hydrolyzing) encodes MCGIAGFIDFTKKSDETVLQRMTDTMAHRGPNDAGYEVYDEPGAMIGLGQRRLSILDLSSSGHQPMHFNQYSIIFNGEIYNFKQIRSELEKLGHIFHSGADTEVLLKGYAQWKEKVLDKCIGMFAFVIFDRNSGEVTLFRDRAGVKPLYYYWNKQTLLFASELKGICEHPDFKKEIDSNAVSLFLQYSYIPAPFTVYRNTFKLTPGHFLKVTLGTREVTENEYWNVLNAYRQPLTGLSENEVIRHTEELMHSAYNYRMVADVPVGVFLSGGYDSASVAALLQSDTSRRIKTFTIGYKEQQWDESAEAKKIAMHLGTEHYEWIVGPAEARGVLDLLPEIYDEPFADNSTVPTTLVSRFASKEVKVVLSADGGDELFAGYNKFNQSLKYTGSIPRPLQRTLSAAMSVVSPEVIPYFNKQYNFSSRYEKMKQIWASGKSQQALKYISQYVTEQEVNRYTNIGAGSYRTNFDMNGELESMNDPLNKLLAVDYKTFLVDNNLVKVDRATMSVSIEGREPMLDHRLVEFLATVPAALKVKNGINKYILKTIVHKYIPKPLMERPKRPFIAPLQEWFRDELKEQMQYYLSGARLAKSGLFNVPNVEQLLNNYLSGGKVSHQKLWNMLVFQLWYNRWIEKL; translated from the coding sequence ATGTGTGGCATAGCGGGATTTATTGATTTTACCAAAAAATCAGACGAGACTGTTCTGCAGCGGATGACAGACACTATGGCTCACCGTGGGCCTAATGATGCAGGATATGAGGTATATGATGAGCCCGGGGCCATGATTGGTCTGGGTCAACGCCGTTTATCCATACTGGATCTCTCCAGTTCTGGTCATCAGCCGATGCATTTCAACCAATACTCCATTATCTTCAATGGAGAAATATATAATTTCAAGCAGATCCGTTCCGAACTGGAAAAGCTCGGGCACATCTTTCATTCCGGCGCCGATACGGAAGTACTCCTGAAAGGGTATGCGCAGTGGAAGGAAAAAGTGCTCGATAAATGTATTGGGATGTTTGCCTTTGTTATATTCGACCGGAACTCAGGAGAGGTAACACTTTTCCGCGACAGGGCAGGAGTGAAGCCTCTCTACTATTATTGGAACAAACAAACACTGCTTTTTGCATCCGAACTCAAGGGAATCTGTGAACATCCGGACTTTAAGAAAGAGATCGACAGCAATGCTGTTTCACTCTTTCTGCAGTACAGCTATATTCCTGCTCCGTTTACTGTTTATCGTAATACATTCAAATTAACACCCGGGCATTTCCTGAAGGTCACATTAGGTACCCGCGAGGTAACAGAAAACGAATATTGGAACGTACTCAATGCCTATCGTCAGCCACTGACCGGCCTTTCAGAAAATGAAGTAATCAGGCATACGGAAGAATTAATGCACAGTGCCTATAACTACCGCATGGTGGCTGATGTGCCGGTGGGCGTATTTCTTAGCGGTGGCTACGACAGCGCCAGTGTGGCGGCATTGCTGCAGTCAGACACATCCCGGCGTATTAAAACGTTTACGATAGGATATAAGGAACAGCAATGGGACGAATCGGCGGAGGCAAAAAAAATTGCCATGCACCTGGGAACTGAGCACTATGAATGGATTGTAGGACCAGCAGAGGCCCGGGGTGTGCTCGATCTCCTGCCGGAAATTTACGATGAGCCGTTTGCAGATAATTCAACAGTGCCAACAACACTGGTAAGCAGATTTGCATCAAAAGAAGTGAAAGTAGTGCTTTCTGCCGATGGTGGGGATGAGTTGTTTGCCGGCTATAACAAATTCAATCAGTCATTGAAGTATACAGGAAGTATACCCCGTCCGCTGCAACGCACACTCAGTGCTGCTATGTCGGTAGTATCTCCTGAGGTGATCCCCTATTTTAACAAGCAGTATAATTTCAGTTCCCGCTATGAGAAGATGAAGCAGATATGGGCCAGCGGAAAATCACAGCAGGCGCTGAAATATATAAGCCAGTATGTTACTGAGCAGGAGGTGAATCGCTATACGAACATAGGAGCCGGAAGTTACCGCACTAACTTCGACATGAATGGTGAACTGGAAAGCATGAACGATCCGTTAAACAAATTACTGGCTGTTGATTATAAGACTTTCCTCGTAGATAATAACCTGGTAAAGGTAGACCGGGCCACCATGTCGGTAAGTATTGAAGGCCGGGAACCAATGCTCGACCACCGGCTGGTGGAATTTCTTGCAACAGTACCTGCAGCGCTGAAAGTTAAGAACGGTATCAACAAATATATACTCAAAACGATTGTACATAAATATATTCCGAAACCGTTGATGGAACGGCCGAAACGCCCGTTTATAGCACCACTGCAGGAATGGTTCCGGGATGAGCTGAAAGAACAGATGCAGTACTATCTTTCGGGAGCACGTTTGGCGAAGTCGGGATTATTTAATGTGCCAAACGTAGAACAACTATTGAACAACTACCTGAGCGGGGGCAAAGTTAGCCACCAAAAACTGTGGAATATGCTGGTTTTCCAGCTGTGGTATAACAGGTGGATCGAAAAGCTATAG
- a CDS encoding glycosyltransferase: MCSSNRKIRVLETIRQGKIGGGESHVLDLVATLDKQVFEPVVLSFTDGPMMEALQRMQVPAFVISSEKAFDLGVWRKVKHFIREQKIDVVHVHGTRANTNVLWAARSLGLPVVYTIHGWSFHEGLNPLAKRLRIAAEQFITRKTQMNICVSESNRQTGLQSFSTFNSIVIRNGINLNRFNPDAACPDIKTALGIPAGRTVVGYIARMTLQKDPVTMVKAFAAALKREPSLYLLMVGDGELKQAAMDMAASLGITADVRFEGFRQDVPAVLQAMDIYCLPSLWEGFPIGVLEAMAMRKAVIATDVDGTKEAVTHGVDGWLVPAEDPERLTDAIVTLATDTQLRSTLQHNAGKTINEKFNVAGMTAQIAAVYQQLYKA, encoded by the coding sequence ATGTGCAGCAGTAACCGAAAAATACGTGTGCTTGAAACCATTCGCCAGGGAAAAATAGGCGGAGGGGAGAGCCATGTGCTGGATCTGGTGGCAACACTGGATAAACAGGTATTCGAACCTGTTGTGCTTTCCTTTACTGATGGCCCGATGATGGAGGCTTTGCAGCGGATGCAGGTGCCTGCATTTGTTATCAGCAGTGAGAAAGCATTCGACCTGGGCGTTTGGAGAAAGGTAAAACATTTTATCCGGGAACAAAAGATAGATGTAGTACATGTGCACGGAACCCGGGCTAATACAAACGTGTTGTGGGCTGCCCGTAGCCTGGGACTGCCTGTGGTATATACCATTCATGGCTGGTCGTTTCATGAGGGATTGAACCCGTTGGCAAAACGACTGCGTATTGCAGCGGAGCAGTTCATCACCCGGAAAACGCAGATGAATATCTGTGTATCTGAATCCAACAGGCAAACAGGGCTGCAGTCTTTTTCGACATTCAACAGTATCGTGATCCGGAATGGAATTAATCTCAACCGGTTCAACCCTGATGCTGCCTGCCCCGATATAAAAACAGCGCTTGGAATTCCCGCTGGTCGCACCGTGGTAGGATATATTGCCAGGATGACTTTACAAAAAGATCCCGTGACGATGGTAAAGGCATTTGCAGCTGCATTGAAACGCGAACCTTCCCTCTACCTGCTGATGGTAGGCGACGGTGAATTAAAACAGGCGGCGATGGATATGGCGGCTTCTCTTGGAATTACAGCAGATGTGCGGTTTGAAGGATTCCGGCAGGATGTACCGGCAGTGCTGCAGGCAATGGATATTTACTGCCTGCCTTCCCTGTGGGAGGGATTCCCGATAGGGGTACTGGAAGCAATGGCGATGAGAAAAGCTGTGATCGCAACGGATGTTGATGGCACTAAGGAAGCGGTAACTCATGGGGTAGACGGCTGGCTGGTGCCCGCAGAAGATCCTGAACGATTGACTGATGCCATAGTAACACTGGCAACGGACACGCAACTACGCAGTACACTGCAACATAACGCAGGAAAAACAATCAACGAAAAATTTAATGTAGCCGGTATGACTGCACAGATTGCAGCCGTATACCAGCAACTTTATAAAGCATAA
- a CDS encoding oligosaccharide flippase family protein — protein MAFKLLSIIRNKHFHSLLGNVTMAFFNVLSFSLLVRILSVGAFGEWVLFLATYNILDQVRTALLQSGIIKFCAGVDEQTEKQVSGAAWYISLLLTLACIVLSFVVYFAAHSLFSDTWHFFLRWLGIMLLFSLPFNFATWLLQARHRFDKIVQIRFMQNGSFLVFIGLLFLLKAVTLNNVLYAYALSLLITSLYCMLFRWTVFSTIVLRKKEQVLAMYRYGRLIVGSMASSALLNYSDNLVLRTMLSPAAVAVYSIPQKFMEVIEIILRSFVATSQPTISSAANRNDWKEVSRAFCRYTGTVSLIILPFIVGLIIFTQPLIIILASKTYLPATTIVRIFLLSAILYPIDRFIGVTLDMINRPGVNFYKNLLKLVLNIILDIALVMLFPDISSVAIASSLNLLFAVVFGYYFLRRYLPDLRLVDIFRYGVKECQRLFSKLMQRRLQYK, from the coding sequence ATGGCATTCAAGCTACTCAGTATAATTCGCAATAAGCATTTCCATTCACTGTTGGGAAATGTAACAATGGCATTTTTCAATGTGTTATCATTTTCGCTGCTGGTAAGGATATTATCGGTAGGTGCATTCGGGGAATGGGTGCTTTTCCTGGCTACCTATAATATTCTGGATCAGGTGAGAACGGCGTTGCTGCAATCTGGTATCATCAAGTTTTGTGCGGGTGTGGATGAGCAGACGGAGAAACAGGTGAGCGGCGCTGCATGGTATATTTCCCTCCTGTTAACGCTTGCGTGTATTGTACTTTCGTTTGTAGTTTATTTTGCAGCGCATTCACTTTTCAGTGACACCTGGCATTTTTTCCTGCGTTGGTTGGGCATTATGCTGTTATTTTCTCTTCCCTTTAATTTTGCGACGTGGCTGTTGCAGGCCCGGCACAGGTTCGACAAGATTGTACAGATAAGATTCATGCAAAATGGTTCTTTCCTGGTATTTATCGGTTTGCTGTTTCTTTTGAAAGCCGTGACGCTGAATAATGTGCTGTATGCTTATGCATTGTCGTTGCTCATCACCAGCCTGTATTGTATGTTGTTCCGGTGGACGGTATTCAGCACTATTGTATTGAGAAAAAAGGAACAGGTACTGGCCATGTACCGGTATGGCCGGCTGATAGTAGGCAGCATGGCCTCCTCTGCGCTGCTGAACTATTCTGATAACCTGGTATTGCGTACCATGCTTAGTCCTGCTGCGGTAGCGGTATACAGCATTCCGCAGAAATTCATGGAAGTAATCGAGATCATCCTGAGAAGTTTTGTAGCGACGTCTCAACCTACGATTTCGTCTGCGGCGAACCGAAACGACTGGAAAGAGGTATCGCGGGCATTTTGCCGGTATACCGGTACTGTATCACTGATCATACTGCCCTTTATTGTGGGGCTCATTATATTTACCCAACCGCTGATCATCATCCTGGCGTCAAAAACATATCTGCCGGCAACAACAATCGTGAGGATTTTTTTGTTATCAGCCATACTGTATCCTATTGATCGTTTTATCGGCGTAACACTGGATATGATCAACCGGCCCGGTGTGAACTTTTATAAGAATCTGTTGAAGCTGGTGTTGAATATAATACTGGATATAGCGCTGGTAATGTTATTTCCTGATATCAGCTCAGTGGCTATTGCATCGAGTCTGAACCTGCTGTTTGCAGTGGTTTTCGGGTACTACTTCCTTCGCCGTTATCTGCCCGACTTACGGCTGGTCGACATATTCCGTTATGGGGTAAAAGAATGTCAGCGTTTATTTTCGAAACTGATGCAACGCCGGTTGCAATACAAATAA
- a CDS encoding beta-1,6-N-acetylglucosaminyltransferase: protein MKLAFIILCHKNPAQLARLLDRLQHPQVDCFVHLDAKANLNKWRQVLTRPQVYLVPDRVNVTWAGYGTIQAALNGISAAVNAHRHYSSMHLISAQDYPLTDISTIYHFFSSKPAVQFLDLLPDEGLQRMMGKITGWHFEDLKMPGKYRLTTLLNKLLPKRRHPLGLTVYGGSLWWSLSSECATWCMEYINSHPQLKRFYKYTWGGDEFIFQTVIMNGPYRNSVINDHCRYIDWSEGHAHPKTFSEDDLERILSSGKLFARKFDMDKTPALLDRIDEAARKHV, encoded by the coding sequence ATGAAACTGGCATTTATTATACTTTGTCATAAGAATCCGGCGCAGCTGGCACGACTGCTCGACAGGTTACAACATCCTCAGGTGGATTGTTTTGTGCACCTGGATGCGAAGGCCAACCTCAACAAATGGAGGCAGGTGCTTACCAGGCCGCAGGTATACCTCGTTCCCGACAGGGTCAATGTAACCTGGGCGGGTTATGGCACGATACAGGCAGCACTTAATGGTATCAGTGCTGCAGTGAATGCCCACCGCCATTATAGTTCCATGCACCTGATCAGTGCGCAGGATTACCCCCTGACAGATATTTCCACGATATATCACTTCTTTAGCAGTAAACCCGCCGTTCAGTTTCTTGACCTGCTGCCCGACGAGGGGCTTCAGCGGATGATGGGTAAAATAACCGGATGGCATTTTGAAGATTTGAAAATGCCAGGGAAGTACCGTCTGACTACGTTGCTTAATAAGCTGCTGCCTAAGAGGCGTCATCCACTGGGACTTACCGTTTACGGGGGATCGTTATGGTGGTCGCTGAGCAGCGAATGCGCCACCTGGTGCATGGAGTACATCAACAGCCATCCGCAGTTAAAGCGATTTTATAAATATACGTGGGGCGGCGACGAGTTTATTTTCCAGACGGTGATTATGAATGGGCCTTACCGTAACAGCGTGATTAATGATCACTGCCGGTATATCGACTGGTCGGAGGGCCATGCGCATCCGAAGACATTCAGTGAGGATGACCTTGAGCGGATACTTTCATCGGGGAAATTATTTGCGCGGAAATTTGATATGGATAAGACCCCGGCGCTGCTGGACCGTATTGATGAAGCAGCCCGCAAACATGTTTAA